In the Colletotrichum lupini chromosome 1, complete sequence genome, one interval contains:
- a CDS encoding major facilitator superfamily transporter has protein sequence MDRHGKKDHELAESSDEKPIDSQLEQAQMLADLPDPDAGKSAEERAAIDKKLMWKVDLWLVPWLSLLYLLSFLDRTNIGNARLAGMEDDLKMSGTDYNMSLTIFFISYAVFEPATNALLKRLTPRIFFTGIIIVWGMIMTLMGLCTNFSGLLAARWFLGIAEAGLFPGVNYYLSCWYKGSEIGVRSAVFFSAAALAGSFGGLLAAAIAKMDGIGGKPGWAWIFIIEGLATVFVGIFCWWMVFDWPEGARFLTPDERIRVQRRLIADKQGRTAEDFDKRHIYAAMTDWKTYGYMVIYMGCLVPLYAFSLFLPTILRGMGHQGTKAQLLSVPPYAVAAALTVTVGIIADKTRWRGYCNVATVTIGIVGFVMLISTTNPKVQYAGTFLGAAGIYPTISNTLSWVINNTEGSLKRAFVLGMVVGWGNLNGVVSSNIYIKAESPRYLTGHGVVLGYQILFLLGGSIFMHFALRVSNSRRRAGKMDAQWAGMTDEQRWVAGDKRPDFMYTL, from the exons ATGGATCGCCACGGGAAGAAAGATCACGAGCTCGCCGAGAGCTCGGATGAGAAGCCCATCGACTCTCAGCTCGAGCAGGCGCAGATGCTTGCTGATCTGCCCGATCCCGACGCCGGAAAGTCTGCAGAGGAGCGTGCCGCCATT GACAAGAAGCTCATGTGGAAGGTCGACCTTTGGCTGGTCCCCTGGCTATCCCTCCTT TACCTCCTCTCCTTCCTCGACCGAACCAATATTGGCAATGCGCGTCTCGCCGGCATGGAGGATGACCTCAAGATGAGCGGCACCGACTACAACATGTCGCTCACCATCTTCTTCATCAGCTACGCCGTCTTCGAGCCCGCCACCAATGCACTGCTCAAGCGCCTCACACCCCGCATCTTCTTCACTGGAATCATCATCGTCTGGGGCATGATCATGACGCTCATGGGTCTGTGCACCAACTTTTCCGGTCTCCTTGCGGCCCGCTGGTTCCTCGGTATCGCTGAGGCTGGTCTCTTCCCTG GTGTCAACTACTACCTCTCCTGTTGGTATAAGGGATCCGAAATCGGTGTTCGCTCTGCCGTCTTCTTCTCCGCCGCCGCTCTGGCCGGTTCCTTTGGCGGTCTCCTCGCCGCAGCCATCGCCAAGATGGACGGCATCGGCGGCAAGCCCGGCTGGGCCTGGATCTTCATCATTGAGGGTCTGGCCACCGTCTTTGTCGGAATTTTCTGCTGGTGGATGGTGTTCGACTGGCCCGAGGGCGCCCGATTCCTGACTCCCGACGAGCGTATCCGCGTCCAGCGCCGCCTCATCGCCGACAAGCAGGGCCGCACCGCCGAGGACTTTGACAAGCGCCACATCTACGCTGCCATGACGGATTGGAAGACGTACGGCTACATGGTCATCTACATGGGCTGTCTCGTGCCCCTCTATGCCTTCTCCCTCTTCCTGCCTACTATTCTCCGTGGCATGGGTCACCAAGGCACCAAGGCCCAGCTGCTTTCCGTTCCGCCTTACGCCGTTGCTGCCGCTCTCACCGTCACTGTTGGTATCATTGCCGATAAGACCCGCTGGCGTGGATACTGCAACGTCGCGACTGTCACTATTGGTATTGTCGGATTCGTCATGCTCATCTCCACGACCAACCCCAAGGTCCAGTACGCCGGAACCTTCCTCGGCGCCGCTGGTATCTACCCGACCATCTCAAACACCCTCTCCTGGGTCATCAACAATACCGAGGGTTCTCTCAAGCGCGCTTTCGTCCTGGGCATGGTCGTTGGATGGGGTAACCTCAACGGTGTTGTCTCCTCCAACATTTACATCAAGGCCGAGTCCCCTCGTTACCTCACTGGCCACGGTGTTGTCTTGGGCTACCAGATTCTTTTCCTCCTTGGTGGGTCCATCTTCATGCACTTTGCGCTTAGAGTATCCAACAGTCGCCGCAGAGCCGGCAAGATGGATGCCCAGTGGGCTGGCATGACTGATGAGCAGAGGTGGGTCGCTGGAGACAAGCGACCTGACTTCATGTACACGCTCTAG
- a CDS encoding purine-cytosine permease FCY21, whose translation MRGATSGLAPAKEQATAEYLLVHLCRSPLPSAPRFETVYENQTVHRVISAMVGPAGGLSKFESIVLSSTLFGNIAAMGYTITINFQLLLSYFSRRSANISYDAYAPMMTSVASLVEIRDTADFIESLETFVPLIRYWSVASLNVNRGPLLGQRREAAAKRGCVWSCFSCLGVLVPCMAQMWWIGPTVETAGDFGIELAFGDEEYLWTVEMNGPVAVRSNGSAVRAAPLGPLGKTAGVAILSRNRLLQGSTGGSILGAAMDLCAWTPASPLFPLLNLLQRPWACRASGASSKQFDIQGDLILLYDPETRLHLSPLAFLVGKFLSKRCFFRSSHPLGTLLEAFSGSSSICKKEANNTFSAASRLAQDCSCGNNARDGALQRNLAPTNWDETRPKISYCVRLPLFLHFHGGSGGSKILEKTLGRLTCRSEAMEMKPHRRSVCVTYSNTEFGWDEIEVDVGRETGGEYTHSHTKFTLNLTLTLAPNLTLYHSSYSHPYFSVSALTISNRGCPSASDYLVTLFFQMPVERYERKLSQATKAGTALETILFENQVQGIAEPDRDVVKPRHCPALTALLFVGFASSRMVWDYDWAIPYPDGPNVIGTGLPVAKSTEDVDNGTCSLAWLAEAFVALPEQIAGARWCCDFSPGWADILSSPPTNPKLPQAGGAASSRATVRVKVGLNGGKAYLVYRFPSRLSRSALDGGCSQDMGGETGASVAKITPVAYLAKIAPFHWFPSLAWAPAKLQPTSTVCCPVSASLGNENGGKKPAGPPSSMSLMKMNTYRLCWALSTPVERDLIAHDSATEVKSTRCPIGLFSSTILADQEAGLPQEPEGSQINRSALVKLHDSLSVRGKLPRNRIAGDEERKRGAAWGVREKAGSLSLANYLAQCPNFFCFLCLFRQGASTNDNGGTEERDDVEGKVHRKLFPIPFPVSSPAPRWPSGQEEAWLAYFGYKEANGKNRTFYAFSSTFSEHPLPDEEQWSHSNRPICNILRGTLSVVFASGASISAGVSGWAEKEVEGCARRVIDVAQTAWTSSTPVASFSTTSHRRIGYGPFTCLAYSCSSPPFSFVFLPLRGPHHQSCPQPAFQTSPRLASLRANR comes from the exons ATGCGAGGCGCAACGTCCGGGCTTGCT CCTGCTAAGGAACAAGCGACGGCTGAGTATCTCCTGGTACACCTATGCAGATCACCCT TACCCAGCGCGCCTCGATTCGAAACTGTCTACGAGAACCAAACAGTCCACAGGGTGATATCAGCTATGGTCGGTCCAGCAGGAGGTCTCAGTAAGTTCGAAAGCATAGTCCTCTCATCCACGCTCTTCGGTAACATCGCAGCAATGGGGTACACCATAACCATCAACTTCCAGCTCCTCCTCTCATACTTTTCCCGAAGGTCCGCAAATATCTCTTACGACGCGTATGCGCCGATGATGACATCGGTGGCAAGTCTCGTTGAAATTCGTGACACCGCAGATTTCATTGAGAGTCTGGAGACCTTCGTCCCTCTCATTAGGTATTGGTCTGTGGCATCCCTCAATGTGAACCGTGGACC ACTCCTGGGACAACGCCGCGAGGCTGCCGCGAAGCGTGGCTGCGTTTGGTCGTGCTTCTCTTGCCTCGGCGTCCTCGTTCCCTGCATGGCGCAAATGTGGTGGATCGGGCCGACCGTCGAGACGGCCGGGGATTTTGGAATTGAGCTGGCGTTT GGCGACGAAGAATACCTCTGGACAGTCGAGATGAATGGGCCCGTGGCGGTGAGGTCTAACGGGTCTGCTGTGCGAGCTGCGCCGCTTGGCCCGCTGGGAAAGACAGCAGGGGTGGCAATTCTATCAAGGAATCGTCTACT GCAGGGAAGCACGGGTGGAAGCATATTAGGCGCAGCAATGGATCTATGCGCGTGGACACCTGCATCGCCTCTCTTCCCAC TCCTCAACCTCCTGCAGCGTCCCTGGGCATGCCGCGCGTCGGGTGCCTCTAGCAAACAATTTGATATTCAGGGCGACCTCATCCTTCTCTACGACCCTGAAACAAGGTTGCATCTTTCACCGCTTGCGTTCTTGGTTGGCAAATTCTTATCGAAGAGATGCTTCTTCCGGTCTTCCCATCCCCTTGGTACCCTCCTTGAGGCATTTTCGGGATCATC CAGCATATGCAAGAAGGAAGCAAACAACACGTTTTCGGCCGCAAGCCGTCTCGCACAAGATTGCTCATGTGGGAATAACGCCCGAGATGGGGCTTTGCAGAGAAATCTTGCACCAACCAACTGGGACGAAACTCGTCCGAAGATCTCGTACTGTGTCCGACTTCCCCTTTTTCTTCATTTTCACGGCGGCAGTGGCGGGAGTAAGATCCTGGAGAAAACGTTGGGACGACT GACATGTCGCTCCGAGGCCATGGAAATGAAACCGCACCGCCGCTCGGTCTGTGTCACCTACTCGAACACAGAGTTTGGATGGGATGAAATCGAGGTAGATGTAGGGAGAGAGACAGGAGGAGAATATACACATTCTCACACGAA ATTCACTCTCaatctcactctcactctcgcCCCCAATCTCACCCTTTACCACTCATCTTACTCTCACCCTTACTTTTCCGTATCCGCATTAACGATATCGAATCGCGGATGTCCCTCGGCA TCTGACTACCTTGTGACCCTCTTTTTTCAGATGCCAGTTGAACGTTATGAGCGCAAGTT GTCGCAAGCCACTAAGGCGGGAACAGCGCTGGAGACGATCTTGTTCGAGAACCAAGTGCAAGGGATCGCGGAACCAGACCGGGACGTTGTGAAACCACGGCATTGTCCTGCCTTGACGGCACTGCTGTTTGTA GGTTTCGCCTCGTCGAGAATGGTTTGGGACTATGATTGGGCCATTCCGTACCCGGATGGGC CGAATGTTATTGGGACCGGACTGCCTGTTGCCAAGAGCACCGAGGACGTCGATAATGGGACCTGTTCTCTGGCTTGGCTTGCGGAAGCCTTTGTG GCTCTCCCGGAACAAATTGCGGGTGCTCGGTGGTGCTGTGATTTCAGTCCGGGATGGGCTGAT ATTCTTTCTTCCCCGCCAA CTAACCCCAAGTTGCCCCAGGCTGGCGGCGCCGCCAGTTCGAGAGCCACAGTTCGTGTCAAAGTCGGTCTCAATGGCGGCAAAGCTTATCTCGTCTACCGCTTTCCCAGCCGTCTTTCGCGCAGTGCCCTGGACGGCGGCTGTTCCCAGGACATGGGCGGGGAAACGGGCGCATCAGTCGCCAAGATCACGCCG GTGGCCTATCTAGCGAAAATCGCTCCCTTCCATTGGTTTCCGTCG CTAGCTTGGGCGCCCGCCAAGCTCCAACCAACGTCCACGGTGTGCTGCCCGGTCTCGGCTTCACTGGGGAATGAGAATGGCGGGAAGAAGCCCGCTGGCCCGCCATCATCCATGTCGCTGATGAAAATGAATACATACAGGCTGTGCTGGGCACTATCCACCCCAGTGGAACGAGACTTGATCGCACATGACAGCGCGACAGAAGTCAAAAGCACGCGATGCCCCATTGGCCTCTTCTCTAGCACGATCTTGGCAGACCAGGAAGCAGGTCTTCCCCAAGAGCCTGAAGGATCACAGAT TAATCGGAGCGCTCTCGTCAAACTCCACGACTCCCTCTCCGTGCGGGGAAAATTGCCTAGAAACAGGATTGCGGGGGAtgaagagagaaagaggggCGCGGCATGGGGTGTTCGTGAGAAGGCTGGTTCCCTGTCTCTGGCCAACTATCTCGCTCAATGTCCGAACTTTTTCTGTTTCTTATGCTTATTTCGTCAGGGGGCCTCCACGAAT GATAATGGCGGCACTGAGGAGAGAGATGATGTCGAGGGAAAAGTCCATCGAAAATT GTTCCCCATCCCTTTCCCCGTATCCTCCCCCGCGCCGCGATGGCCATCAGGACAAGAAGAAGCTT GGCTCGCATACTTCGGATACAAGGAAGCTAACGGGAAGAATCGAACATTCTATGCATTCAGCTCGACCTTCTC GGAACATCCTCTCCCTGA CGAGGAGCAATGGTCTCATTCCAATAGGCCAATTTGCAATATCCTTAGGGGCACGCTGTCCGTCGTGTTTGCGTCTGGTGCCAGCATAAGCGCAGGCGTCTCGGGCTGGGCAGAAAAAGAAGTCGAGGGCTGCGCTCGACGAGTCATTGATGTTGCTCAAACGGCCTGGACATCGTCGACTCCAGTTGCCTCTTTCTCTACCACCTCCCATCGTCGTATTGGCTACGGGCCATTCACCTGTCTGGCTTATTCTTGCTCTTCTCCGCCTTTCTCCTTCGTCTTCCTCCCATTGCGAGGACCCCATCATCAATCCTGCCCACAGCCTGCCTTCCAGACTAGCCCCAGACTCGCAAGTCTGCGGGCCAATCGCTAA